One part of the Vicia villosa cultivar HV-30 ecotype Madison, WI linkage group LG6, Vvil1.0, whole genome shotgun sequence genome encodes these proteins:
- the LOC131611581 gene encoding uncharacterized protein LOC131611581 — MDEFEQSPKEYYPNQQNNTARLSSMSSSSTTSVHVTALDGLVNVNSLFTIAVFVGLSLTTPGQRSLENRTSCDAGIDVAKKLLVFEVVSFSFFLSSSLVAQGLKLALNLLNSKDVDEAFRAHINLKVLRWGMLGSALGSVMGCLFLMLSMVSVIEIRLGMLSCGSKSAAHAVAVMVVLVSSALVMYISTAIYAFTH, encoded by the exons ATGGACGA ATTCGAGCAATCTCCAAAGGAATACTACCCAAACCAGCAAAACAACACAGCAAGACTCTCGTCAATGTCATCCTCCTCAACAACAAGCGTCCACGTCACCGCGTTAGACGGACTAGTTAACGTCAACTCCCTCTTCACCATCGCCGTTTTCGTCGGTCTTTCCCTAACAACCCCCGGCCAACGGAGTCTCGAGAATCGAACCTCTTGCGACGCCGGCATCGATGTCGCTAAGAAGCTTCTAGTCTTCGAGGTGGTGTCGTTCAGTTTCTTCCTTTCATCATCTCTGGTAGCTCAGGGGCTTAAACTGGCATTGAATCTTTTGAATAGTAAGGATGTGGATGAGGCTTTTAGGGCGCATATTAATTTGAAGGTGCTGAGATGGGGGATGTTGGGGTCTGCGTTGGGATCGGTTATGGGGTGTTTGTTTCTGATGCTTTCGATGGTGAGTGTTATTGAGATTCGGTTGGGGATGTTGTCTTGTGGGAGTAAATCTGCTGCTCATGCCGTTGCGGTTATGGTTGTTTTGGTTTCGTCGGCTCTTGTGATGTATATTTCTACTGCTATCTATGCTTTTACTCACTGA